In Deltaproteobacteria bacterium, the DNA window TGCTCGACGCGACCGTCTGTAGCCCCGCGAGCTCGCCCGCGAGCGCGCTCGCGATCGCCGCGGTGCCAGGCTCCTTCTGCGCGAGCGCGGCGGCGGCGGCGGTGCTAGCGACCTCGTAGCGCTCCACGCCCGGCAAGTGGCGATCGAGCCAGTGCCGGCACTGCGCGAGCGGCTGCGGATGCGAGGCGACGCGCTTCACGTCTTCGAGCGCGCCGCTCTGCGAGAGCAGGCAGTGCGAGATGCGCAGCACCGTCTCGCCGCACAGCGCGAGGCGCGAGTCGACGAGCGCATCGAGCGTCTGCGTGACGACGCCATCGGTGGAGTTCTCGACGGGCACGATGCCGTGGTCCGCCTCCTTGCGTTCCACCGCGGTGAGCACGTCCGAGATCGTCGCGACGCCGATGTAGTCCGCCTGCTCGCCGAACGTCGCGCGGGCGGCCGCGTGCGAGAACGTGCCCTCGGGTCCGAGGTACGCGATGCGCAGGCGCGCCTCGAGCGAGCGCGTGGCCGAGACGATCTCGCGGAACACGGCGCGAATGCCCGAGGCGGGGAACGCGCCGCGATTGCCGCGCACGAGCGCGTCGACGAGATCGCGCTCGCGCGCCGCGCGGTAGATCGAGCTGCGCTCGGAGCGCTTGAGCTCGCCGACCTGCTTCACGAGCTCCGCGCGCTTGTTGAGCTCGGCGAGAAGGTCGCGATCCACCGCGTCGATCGCGGCGCGCAGGCGCGCGAGCTCACGCTCGCCCTCACCCGACGCCGTCGTCTTCGCCTTCGGATCGCCCATGCTCCCCTTTCGCGCGTGCCTTCGGCATCGACCGATCACACGCGCGCCAAAACCGAGTGCCAGACCGAATCACAGGACGAGACGCGACTGCGCGAACGAGCGAGAAGTCGCGTAACCCCGCGAAAAAGCTGGCGCAGCTTATCGGCGGCGCTCCGGCGAGTCAAAGCCGAAACGCCGGAATCCTGCGCGCTTCCGCGGGGTTACCGCGCCGAGCCCCGCGGGA includes these proteins:
- the pheA gene encoding prephenate dehydratase yields the protein MGDPKAKTTASGEGERELARLRAAIDAVDRDLLAELNKRAELVKQVGELKRSERSSIYRAARERDLVDALVRGNRGAFPASGIRAVFREIVSATRSLEARLRIAYLGPEGTFSHAAARATFGEQADYIGVATISDVLTAVERKEADHGIVPVENSTDGVVTQTLDALVDSRLALCGETVLRISHCLLSQSGALEDVKRVASHPQPLAQCRHWLDRHLPGVERYEVASTAAAAALAQKEPGTAAIASALAGELAGLQTVASSIEDRRDNTTRFVVLGGDAPAPSGNDLTCLAYTVRKSESGALHRLLAPFAAHGVNLTSIQARPLKGTPWEYVFFIDLEGHHSEERVQAACADAAKLATSWRVLGSFPRATNLRPGETA